The genome window CTGAGGATACAGCTGGAAAGACAACGGGAAGCCTTCTTCCCTTCCCTGCGCGAATACACGCGGCTCTTCGGAATCGATCCGGAACGCCTCGAACTCGCCCGGCCCGGCGCCATCGTGATGCATCCCGGTCCCATCAACCGCGGCGTGGAACTCGACTCCCGCGTGGCGGACAGCGGACGGTCCGTCATTCTCGACCAGGTAACCAACGGGGTGGCCGTTCGCATGGCGGTCCTCTATCTCCTCAACGGCGGGGGTGAGCGCGATGCGGCCTGACGGACGGGTTACATCGGGCGGCGCGACCGGAGGCGCCGGGCTCGTGGTGATCCGCAACGGACACATCGTCGATCCCGCCTCCGGCCGTGAAGAGACCGGCGATCTCTGGTTTCGTGACGGCAGGATCATCGATCGCCCCTCCGATGACGAGGCGAAAGGGGCCACCGTCATCGATGCGGCCGGTCTGTTTGTTCTGCCGGGCCTGGTCGATATGCACGCCCACCTCTGCGAGCCTGGCTACGAGTACAGGGAGACCCTGGAAAGCGGGGCGGCGGCGGCGGCGGCCGGCGGTGTCACCGGCGTGGCGTGCATGCCGGATACCGAACCGGACATGGACGATGCCCCCACGGTGAGATTCGTACGGGCGCGGGCGGCGGATGCCCCGGTACATATCTACCCCATCGCCGCGGTCACGGCCGCTCGCGGGGGCGAGCGCCTGACCGAGATAGGCGAGCTTGCCGAGGCCGGCGCCGTCGCGCTTTCCGACGCCGACCGGACCATCAGGAATCCGGCCATCCTGCGGCGGGCCCTCGAATACAGCCGCATGTTCGACCTGCCCGTCATCGTGCACTGTGAAGATCCGTCGCTCTCCGCCGGCGGCCTCATGCACGAGGGGCGCCACGCGACCCGGTTGGGTCTGAAGGGCATCCCGTCCATCGCGGAGGAAACCATCGCCGCGCGGGACATCATGCTGGCGGAATGGACGGAGGGACGGTTGCATATTACCCACGTGAGCACGGCCGTGTCTGTGGAACTCATCCGGGCGGCCAAGCAGCGGGGCGTCCGCGTGACCGCCGATGTCAGCCCCCCTCACCTGGCGCTGACCGCCGAAGCGCTCTCTTCGTACGATACCCATCTCAAACTCAATCCGCCCCTGAGAAGCCGGGCTGACGTGGAGGCGCTTCGGGAGGGCCTCGCGGACGGAACCATCGACGCCATCGCATCGGATCACACGCCGCGGTCCGTGGACGAGAAGAACACGGAGTTTCAGGAAGCGCTGCCCGGCGCCGCCGGTCTCGAGACCATGCTGTCCGTCGTGTACACCGAGTTGATCGCGCCGGGCCTGCTGACCCTGAGCGACGCGGTGCGGAACATGTCGACGGCCCCCGGCGGGATACTGGGCACGGAAGGCGGCAGCCTGGCGGCCGGCAGTCCGGCGGACCTTACCATCTTTGATCCGGATGGAACCTGGACCGTGGATCCCGCGTCCTTCAAGTCAAAGTCCGGTAACACGCCCTTCGCCGGCCGTGCGCTAAAGGGAAACGTAACCATGACCGTCGTTGGCGGCCGGATAGTCCACCAGCGCGACGCCGCCGAATGATCTTGACCCGGTGGGCCAAATCATGTATTTTTCGAAGACTGTCTGTTCTGGATACACCGGACATTACCATTAGAAACGCATACCCGTGACGGGCCTTGACGATGTGCCGTCGGCGCATCTGTCGAAAGGAGTTTGTGATGTTTTTAAGGAAGGTTTCCTTCTGCTTGTTGCTCGCCCTGGGCTTCGCCGTGCTGATACCCATCGCGGCCGACGCGCAGAAAATCGAGCTTCGTTCCGCGAAGATTTACATCCGGGAAACACCGCCGCAGTGGGACAAGGCCCTGGTTCTGCTCGAGACCGCCCTCGAAAAGGATCCGGGCAACAACGACGCCCACTATCTGCTCGGGCTCATTCATTACTACAAGGGTGATTTCGACCTGATGTTCAAGAACTGGGAATCTCTGACCATCGACGATCTGGACAGGAAGGACAAGGACCAGTACCAAAAGACCCTGAACTCCATGATCCGCACGAACTACCAGGTGGGCCAGCAGAGCTATGAAAAAGGCGAATACACGGAAGCCGCCGATTTCTACAGCCGTTCGGTGAACGCAACCTCGATGTTGCAGGTTGCGTTGCGTTCCACGGGCAAGAAAAACGATGCCAAGACCGCCGATGAACTGGAACCTGCCAAACAGCAGGGTTACCTTTACTGGGGTTATGCCCATCTGGGCGCCGAGGATTACGAAGGCGCGAGGGTCCCCCTGGAATCGCTCCTCGAAATCGATCCGGACAAGTTCGAAGCCTGGGACGGCCTGATCAGCGTGTACTATACCAGTGAAGACTGGGACAAACTGATCGCGGCCTGCAACAAGGTCATCGAATTGTCGGAAGAGGTCGATCTCAACACCTACCTCATTCTTCGCAATGCCTATTTCGGCATGGCCGACACGGTCAGTGTCATCGCGACATACGAGAGGGCGATGGAAGCGTATCCGGAAGAAAAGTCGCTGTACCGGGACGTAATGTCCATCCACGACGGCAAGGGGAACTACGACAAAGCGATCGACGTGCTCGAAAGAGGACACTCCGCGCTTCCCGAAGATATCGACCTGCTGCGGTATCTTGGAACCACTTACTACAACAAGGGGTTGTCCCATCGGGACGCCGAGGAAGTCGAAGCCGCCTCGACGGCGTTTCAAGGTGCCGTGGACAGCATGAACAAGCTGCTGGCGCTGCAACCGAACAGTATCGATGGCCACGACATACTCAGCGACGCCTATTTCGGACTGGACAGCATCGAAACGGACGAGGCCAAGAAGGCAGAATACGCCGCCAAAGGGCAGGAACACCAGCGGAAGAAACTGGACCTGATCATGGGAGCAGGAATGTAATTCCGGCGTTGGCCGCCGGTAGTGATAAAGCCGGTTGAACACCGGGTTTTAAGAGGATTCCGCGCTTACCGGGGATCCTCTTTTGCTTTGTCCTAATTGATTGACACCCCAGGGGCTACCTTCTATACTACCGTTGCCTTTTTGCACCTGTCCTTTATCTAATAGCCCACCGGATCTTCATGCAATTCACCTTTCGAGTACGGGTGCCTGTCATGCGGTCCAATTCGCTGGCTTTATTAGAGCAATTCCAAGCCGCGATGTCGATGCTCTGCCAGGGATTCAGGCCCTATGGCGGACGACGGACAGAATCCGAGGAGGCTACGCACCGAAGGGAACTCCCCCAATGACCGCATCTCCCGGTTCATTCTCGCCCCTTGACCCGGGTCGGCGCATCCTTATGGGACCCGGCCCGAGCGATATGCACCCGAGGGTCTACCAGGCCATGGGCGCTCCGCTTACGGGGCACCTCGATCCCTATTTCATCGGGGTCATGGATGATACCAAGGCCCTGCTTCGATACGTATTCCAGACTGAAAACGATCTGACGCTGGCGATCTCCGCCACCGGTTCCGCCGGCATGGAGACCTGTATCTGCAATCTCGTCGAGCCGGGTGACGAAGTGCTCGTATGCGTGGGCGGGGTATTCGGGGACCGCATGGCCCAGATGGTCGAACGGCACGGCGGCAGGCTGATCCGCCTGGAGGGCAATCCGGGAAGGCCCTTCACGCCGGATCAGGTACGGCAGGCACTGACCGGTTGCCGACCCAAGCTCGTGGGCCTGGTACACGCCGAGACGTCCACGGGCGTGCTGCAACCCCTCGAGGAGATCATCCGGGTCGTCCATGAACACGAGACCCTCGTCCTGGTCGACACCGTGGCGTCCCTGGGTGGAACGCCCGTCAAAGTCGACGAATGGGGCATCGACGTCTGCTATACCGGCAGCCAGAAATGCCTGAGCGCCCCGCCGGGCCTGGCGCCCGTCACGCTGAACGAACGGGCGTGCGCGGCCATTTCCGCGCGTAAGACGCCGGTTGACAGCTGGTACCTCGACCTTGCCCTGATCAACGCGTACTGGGATGGGGACCGGGTCTATCACCATACCGCGCCTGTGAGCCTGATCTATGCGTTGCGGGAAGCGCTCGTCCTCATTCACGAGGAGGGCCTCGCGGACGGCCACGCGCGGCACGCTCTCAACTACGAGGCGTTCAGGGCCGGCATCGACGCCATGGGGCTCGGGTTCTTCGTCGACGCGCCGCACCGCGCCCCGACCATCAACCCCGTCCTGGCCCCGGAGGGTGTCGACGAAGCCGGCGTACGCCGGCGCCTCCTCGAAGACTACGGAATCGAACTCGGAGGCGGTCTCGGCCCATTGAAAGGCAAAGCCTGGCGCGTGGGTCTCATGGGACAGTCCTCGCAGAAAGATCATGTCATCTTATGCCTGGGCGCCCTTGAACAGACGCTGCGGGCGGAAGGACACGAAGTCGCGCAAAGCGGCGTGGCGGCGGCGAGTGCCGTATACGCCGGTTCGTCATAGGGCGGATCGCTTCGTCATAGCGCGCATCGCGTGGCAGCAATTCATCATCACCGGGCATCCTGCCGCATAGCTGGAGGAGCATATGTATTTCGTCGAAGAAGACAACATGTCGAGAAAATCGATCGCACCCGGCGTAAGCATCGCCGTGGCGGGGGGCGACCGGGCCCAGATGTCTTTCGTGACGCTCACGCCGGGATCGCAGGTGCCCATGCACGACCATCCCCACGAACAGATGGGTGTCGTCCTGGAAGGTGAATTCGTCATGGTCATCGGGGAAGAGAGCAGGACCATTAAAACGGGCGACAAGTACGTTATTCCCGGCGGGGTTCGACACGGCGTGACCGAGGTCATGGTCAAGTCCGTCGCCCTGGACATATTCAGTCCGCCCCGCGAGGATTACGCTTAAACGGGAAAGACCGCATCCGCGCCGATCGACCAGCGAGACCCGGCGCGGTCGACAGCCAACCAGTCAGGAGTGATTCATGTCCGATGCCCTACCCCACGATCGTCCCGTACAGCTCTGGAAAATGACCCGCAGGCAGTTCCGCGAGGGGATCTACGCCGGCAACCTCAAGGGCGCGATCATCCCCACGGGCAGTACGGAACAGCATAACGAGCACCTGGAGATGTCCCACGACACCGCCAGCGCCGTGCACGTGTCCGAACGCGCCGCGCAGGCGCTCTATCCCGAGGTCGTGGTCACCACGCCGCTGGCCATCGGCGTGTCGGAGCACTGGATGGACCACAGAGGGACGCTGACGACCCGGCCCGAGATCTTCACGGAGCTTCTCTACGACGTGGCCGACAGCATGAAAAGGGGCGGGATCAACCATATCCTGGCCGTCAACGGCCATGCCGGGAACGCCGGTCCCGTCAACGCCGTGCTGGAGGATATCCAGTCCCGCCTGGGCGTCGATTTCGCCTTCTGCAGCTACTGGGAAGCGTATACTCCGGAAGTCGTGCGGAAATATATGGAATCGAATAACTGCCCCGGCCACGCCAGCGAGTTCGAGACGTCTTTCGCCTACGCGGCCTTCCCCGGGCACGTCCACTGGGAAGGCGTCGACTATGATTCGGCGAGGCTGACCATATCCGAGGCCGACCGGGCCGCCCAGGACCGGGAATTCCACCACGAGGCCAAACTCGCCGACGCCGTGAAGGGGCAGGGCATGATCGAGGTGGCGGTCGACTGGGTCGCGGCCAGGATGAAGGCGATGATCGAGGGCACCTGATCCGTGTCTGGCGATACCCAATCCATTATCGCGTTTGAAAACGTAAGCAAGTGGTTCGGTACGTTCCAGGTGCTGAGAGCGGTCGATCTGAGCATCCGGGAAGGCGAGTGCATCGTAATCTGCGGTCCGTCCGGATCGGGCAAGTCCACGCTGATACGCTGCATCAACCGGCTGGAAACCCACGACCAGGGCGCGGTTCGGGTCCACGGTGTCTCGCTGGGACCGGGCGAGCGGCTCCCCCGCGAACTGCGCGGCAGGATCGGCATGGTCTTCCAGAGCTTCAACCTGTTCCCCCACATGACGGTCCTGCGCAACCTCGCCCTCGCCCCCATGCGCAATCTCGGGATGGATAAGGAAAAGGCGGAAGAAACCGCCCTCGCCTATCTCGAGCGCGTGCACATCGGGGACCAGGCCGAAAAGTACCCCGACCAGCTCTCCGGCGGCCAGCAGCAGCGCGTGGCGATCGCCCGGGCGCTGTGCATGCAGCCGGATATCCTGCTCTTCGACGAGCCCACGTCCTCCCTCGACCCGGAGATGATCCGGGAGGTCCTCGACGTGATCTACGAGCTCACGGACGACGGCATCACCATGGTCTGCGTGACCCACGAAATGGGTTTCGCCCGCAAGGTATCCGACCGGGTCGTCTTCATGGATCACGGCGAGATCGTCGAAAGCGCCGCGCCGGACGCGTTCTTCGACGCGCCACGGGAAGAGCGAACGCGGGCCTTCCTCAACCAGATCCTCCACTACGAGGCTTCGGCGTGATCAGCCTATTCCGCAGGCCGTGGGTCAGGCGTGTCCTGTCGAACTGGATCCAGCCGGCGGCCATTGCCGGCATCCTCGTCTTCGCGGTCATGCGCGGCGCCGAAAACATCAACTACCGGTGGCAGTGGTACCGCGTGGACGACTTCCTGTTCACGACCGAAAACGGCGCCTGGTCCGCAGGGCCCCTGGTCCAGGGCCTCTTCGTCACCCTCGAAATATCCGCCCTGAGCCTCTTCCTGACCCTCGTCATCGGACTCTCGACCGCGCTCCTGC of Gemmatimonadota bacterium contains these proteins:
- a CDS encoding dihydroorotase; the encoded protein is MRPDGRVTSGGATGGAGLVVIRNGHIVDPASGREETGDLWFRDGRIIDRPSDDEAKGATVIDAAGLFVLPGLVDMHAHLCEPGYEYRETLESGAAAAAAGGVTGVACMPDTEPDMDDAPTVRFVRARAADAPVHIYPIAAVTAARGGERLTEIGELAEAGAVALSDADRTIRNPAILRRALEYSRMFDLPVIVHCEDPSLSAGGLMHEGRHATRLGLKGIPSIAEETIAARDIMLAEWTEGRLHITHVSTAVSVELIRAAKQRGVRVTADVSPPHLALTAEALSSYDTHLKLNPPLRSRADVEALREGLADGTIDAIASDHTPRSVDEKNTEFQEALPGAAGLETMLSVVYTELIAPGLLTLSDAVRNMSTAPGGILGTEGGSLAAGSPADLTIFDPDGTWTVDPASFKSKSGNTPFAGRALKGNVTMTVVGGRIVHQRDAAE
- a CDS encoding tetratricopeptide repeat protein, with translation MFLRKVSFCLLLALGFAVLIPIAADAQKIELRSAKIYIRETPPQWDKALVLLETALEKDPGNNDAHYLLGLIHYYKGDFDLMFKNWESLTIDDLDRKDKDQYQKTLNSMIRTNYQVGQQSYEKGEYTEAADFYSRSVNATSMLQVALRSTGKKNDAKTADELEPAKQQGYLYWGYAHLGAEDYEGARVPLESLLEIDPDKFEAWDGLISVYYTSEDWDKLIAACNKVIELSEEVDLNTYLILRNAYFGMADTVSVIATYERAMEAYPEEKSLYRDVMSIHDGKGNYDKAIDVLERGHSALPEDIDLLRYLGTTYYNKGLSHRDAEEVEAASTAFQGAVDSMNKLLALQPNSIDGHDILSDAYFGLDSIETDEAKKAEYAAKGQEHQRKKLDLIMGAGM
- a CDS encoding alanine--glyoxylate aminotransferase family protein, translated to MTASPGSFSPLDPGRRILMGPGPSDMHPRVYQAMGAPLTGHLDPYFIGVMDDTKALLRYVFQTENDLTLAISATGSAGMETCICNLVEPGDEVLVCVGGVFGDRMAQMVERHGGRLIRLEGNPGRPFTPDQVRQALTGCRPKLVGLVHAETSTGVLQPLEEIIRVVHEHETLVLVDTVASLGGTPVKVDEWGIDVCYTGSQKCLSAPPGLAPVTLNERACAAISARKTPVDSWYLDLALINAYWDGDRVYHHTAPVSLIYALREALVLIHEEGLADGHARHALNYEAFRAGIDAMGLGFFVDAPHRAPTINPVLAPEGVDEAGVRRRLLEDYGIELGGGLGPLKGKAWRVGLMGQSSQKDHVILCLGALEQTLRAEGHEVAQSGVAAASAVYAGSS
- a CDS encoding cupin domain-containing protein encodes the protein MYFVEEDNMSRKSIAPGVSIAVAGGDRAQMSFVTLTPGSQVPMHDHPHEQMGVVLEGEFVMVIGEESRTIKTGDKYVIPGGVRHGVTEVMVKSVALDIFSPPREDYA
- a CDS encoding creatininase family protein yields the protein MSDALPHDRPVQLWKMTRRQFREGIYAGNLKGAIIPTGSTEQHNEHLEMSHDTASAVHVSERAAQALYPEVVVTTPLAIGVSEHWMDHRGTLTTRPEIFTELLYDVADSMKRGGINHILAVNGHAGNAGPVNAVLEDIQSRLGVDFAFCSYWEAYTPEVVRKYMESNNCPGHASEFETSFAYAAFPGHVHWEGVDYDSARLTISEADRAAQDREFHHEAKLADAVKGQGMIEVAVDWVAARMKAMIEGT
- a CDS encoding amino acid ABC transporter ATP-binding protein, coding for MIAFENVSKWFGTFQVLRAVDLSIREGECIVICGPSGSGKSTLIRCINRLETHDQGAVRVHGVSLGPGERLPRELRGRIGMVFQSFNLFPHMTVLRNLALAPMRNLGMDKEKAEETALAYLERVHIGDQAEKYPDQLSGGQQQRVAIARALCMQPDILLFDEPTSSLDPEMIREVLDVIYELTDDGITMVCVTHEMGFARKVSDRVVFMDHGEIVESAAPDAFFDAPREERTRAFLNQILHYEASA